One Dictyoglomus turgidum DSM 6724 DNA window includes the following coding sequences:
- a CDS encoding GGDEF domain-containing protein, translating to MEEFYQDFQIISREEAKEIIDILSFGNDNSFYTSKDIKLFAYNIPEDYLLIPLKRNEKLYGFVGLSMPSSYDLQDTILSILYHLTISLENSFIYEHTEKLSCIDPLTGVYNKRKIDEILENEINRALRYNRPLSLLFIDIDHFKNINDMYGHIIGDNFLKELALFLLRNTRNIDSIGRFGGEEFVCILPETDLDSAYKVGEKLRIRWNIERHIVPINVQEKTGTLSIGIANSPIHSQNPRELLILADNALYKAKRERNKTSIFEKF from the coding sequence ATGGAAGAATTTTATCAAGATTTTCAAATAATTAGTAGAGAAGAAGCAAAAGAGATAATTGATATACTTAGTTTTGGTAATGATAATAGTTTTTATACTTCAAAAGATATAAAACTATTTGCTTATAATATCCCAGAAGATTATCTTCTCATACCTTTAAAGAGAAATGAAAAATTATACGGATTTGTGGGATTATCAATGCCCTCTTCCTATGACTTACAGGACACTATACTTTCGATCCTGTATCATCTTACTATATCTCTTGAAAACTCTTTTATTTATGAACACACTGAAAAGCTTTCCTGTATTGATCCTCTTACAGGAGTATACAATAAGAGAAAAATTGATGAGATCTTAGAAAATGAGATAAATAGAGCACTAAGATATAACCGTCCTTTGAGTCTACTGTTCATAGATATTGACCATTTTAAAAACATCAATGATATGTATGGACATATAATAGGAGATAATTTTTTAAAGGAACTTGCTCTTTTTCTCCTACGCAACACAAGAAACATAGACAGTATAGGTAGATTTGGTGGAGAGGAATTTGTTTGTATATTACCTGAAACAGACCTTGATTCAGCTTATAAAGTAGGAGAAAAGCTAAGAATTAGATGGAACATAGAAAGGCATATAGTACCTATAAATGTTCAAGAAAAAACAGGAACTTTAAGTATAGGGATAGCAAATTCACCTATTCACTCTCAAAACCCCAGAGAACTTTTAATATTAGCAGACAATGCCCTTTACAAAGCTAAAAGGGAAAGAAATAAAACATCAATCTTTGAAAAATTCTAA
- a CDS encoding MFS transporter, with protein MRVRNLFDISFVEDKELRKSLSLVILGVCFGIIFFNVTQGAPIAGFAKELGFGDLLYGVMLAMPVLGGAIQLFASYVLEKTRKRKLLFFLGGFIQRLPWLLVVILPFFVHDKNVLFSSIVFLLSITAIGSAFINVSFMSWMGDLVPIEIRGRFFSHRSMLATFVSLISGLLIGAFLDRFSDLYGFAVVFIFAVILGIFDILCFIWVYDPPMRGNDFSNVNFAKLFKESITHPKFSHFLLFAVLWNFALNISAPYFNLYMIKYLKMSYFDIALYVQIISNVTTILSVRILGRLIDRFGNKPVLQISTFIVSFLPYIWCFTTPNNWLLFVILVQIFAGVFWPGIDLSFNNLALGLSPNENRSFYIAVLNLFVGIINAISFILGGYIIEYVAPSIVNFINSLLHIHLVEYHLIFILSGMLRFTFLRIFIPKISEERSKPVEELTNHIVRRIRKRTP; from the coding sequence ATGAGAGTAAGGAATTTATTTGATATAAGTTTTGTTGAGGATAAAGAATTAAGAAAAAGTTTGAGCCTTGTAATACTTGGCGTATGCTTTGGTATTATATTCTTTAATGTTACCCAAGGAGCACCAATAGCAGGTTTTGCTAAGGAGCTTGGTTTTGGAGATCTTTTATACGGAGTTATGTTGGCAATGCCTGTTCTTGGTGGTGCTATACAACTTTTTGCCTCATATGTACTTGAGAAAACAAGAAAGAGAAAACTTCTTTTCTTTTTAGGTGGATTTATTCAAAGACTTCCATGGCTTTTAGTGGTAATTTTGCCCTTTTTTGTCCACGATAAAAATGTTCTTTTTTCAAGCATTGTTTTTTTATTAAGCATTACTGCTATTGGTAGTGCTTTTATAAATGTAAGTTTTATGTCTTGGATGGGGGATTTGGTTCCCATAGAGATTAGGGGAAGGTTTTTTAGTCATAGAAGTATGCTTGCAACTTTTGTTTCATTGATAAGTGGTCTTTTAATTGGTGCGTTTCTTGATAGATTTTCTGATCTTTACGGTTTTGCAGTAGTATTTATATTTGCAGTAATTTTGGGAATTTTTGATATTTTGTGCTTCATATGGGTATACGATCCTCCTATGAGGGGAAATGATTTTTCAAATGTTAATTTTGCTAAACTCTTTAAGGAATCAATAACTCATCCTAAATTTTCTCATTTTCTATTATTTGCTGTTCTTTGGAACTTTGCTCTGAATATCTCGGCTCCTTATTTTAATTTATACATGATAAAGTACCTAAAAATGAGTTACTTTGATATAGCTCTTTATGTACAGATCATTAGCAATGTTACTACTATTCTTTCGGTAAGAATTTTGGGAAGACTAATAGATAGATTTGGGAATAAGCCTGTTCTTCAAATAAGTACTTTTATTGTGAGTTTTTTGCCTTACATATGGTGCTTTACTACTCCCAATAATTGGTTGTTATTTGTGATACTCGTACAAATCTTTGCAGGAGTTTTTTGGCCTGGTATTGATCTTTCTTTTAATAATTTAGCATTGGGTCTTTCTCCTAACGAAAACAGGTCTTTTTATATAGCAGTATTAAATTTGTTTGTGGGTATTATCAATGCTATATCTTTTATTCTTGGAGGCTACATTATAGAGTATGTTGCTCCTTCAATAGTTAATTTCATAAATAGTCTTCTCCATATTCATCTTGTGGAGTATCATTTAATATTTATTCTCTCAGGTATGTTGAGATTTACTTTTTTAAGAATCTTTATTCCCAAAATCTCCGAGGAAAGATCAAAACCTGTTGAAGAATTAACCAATCATATTGTTAGAAGAATTAGAAAAAGAACTCCCTAA
- the ilvD gene encoding dihydroxy-acid dehydratase → MHRSDAVKKGIEKAPHRSLFYAMGYTKDELEKPLIGVVNSGNEMIPGHIHLDIITEAVKYGILEAGGTPLEFRVIGICDGIAMGHKGMKYSLASRELIADSIEAMVEAYQLDGIILITNCDKIVPGMLMAAARLNLPSLILSGGPMLAGRWRGKDVDLISVFEGIGQVKAGNLREEDLYELEQYACPGCGSCSGMFTANTMNCLSEALGIALPYNGTLPAAYDGMRKRLSKEAGKRIVQLVKDNIRARDILTRSAFENAIAVDMALGGSTNTVLHLLAIAKEAKVDLPLDTFQKINERTPNICKLSPASSQHIQDLHEAGGIPAVLKELLKGNLIDPNALTVSGKTIGEIAESAVIRDRNIIRPLEEPYAKDGGLAILYGNLAPEGAVVKKSAVSPKMLKHEGPARVFNSEEEAIKEIYAGNIKKGDIVVIRYEGPKGGPGMREMLGPTSALAGMGLDEDVALITDGRFSGGSRGAAIGHISPEAAEGGPIALLKDGDIVEIDIPNRTLNVKLSNEELEKRKKEWKPIKRDIEFSYLRRYAALVTSASKGAVLKDIYE, encoded by the coding sequence ATGCATAGGAGTGATGCTGTTAAAAAAGGGATAGAAAAAGCACCTCATAGATCTTTGTTTTATGCCATGGGATATACAAAGGATGAATTAGAAAAACCTCTTATAGGTGTAGTAAATTCTGGAAATGAAATGATTCCTGGACATATCCATTTAGATATAATCACAGAAGCAGTAAAATATGGTATTTTGGAAGCAGGAGGTACTCCTTTAGAATTTAGGGTTATAGGAATATGTGATGGAATTGCCATGGGACATAAAGGGATGAAGTATTCCCTTGCCAGCAGAGAATTAATTGCAGACTCTATTGAAGCTATGGTAGAGGCGTATCAACTTGATGGAATAATACTTATAACCAATTGTGATAAAATCGTCCCTGGAATGTTGATGGCAGCAGCAAGGCTTAATCTACCCTCTCTTATATTGAGTGGCGGTCCTATGCTTGCAGGAAGATGGAGAGGAAAAGATGTAGATCTTATAAGTGTCTTTGAAGGAATAGGACAAGTAAAAGCAGGAAATTTGAGAGAAGAAGACCTCTATGAATTGGAACAGTATGCTTGCCCTGGATGTGGTTCATGTTCAGGAATGTTTACTGCGAACACCATGAACTGCCTTTCAGAAGCTCTTGGTATAGCTCTACCCTACAATGGGACACTACCTGCTGCTTATGATGGTATGAGAAAAAGACTTTCAAAAGAAGCTGGAAAAAGAATAGTCCAATTAGTAAAAGATAATATAAGGGCTCGCGATATTTTAACAAGATCTGCATTTGAAAATGCCATTGCAGTTGATATGGCTCTTGGGGGATCTACAAATACAGTACTTCACCTTCTTGCAATTGCAAAAGAAGCAAAAGTGGACCTACCTCTTGACACTTTCCAAAAAATTAACGAGAGAACCCCAAATATATGTAAGTTAAGCCCAGCTTCTTCTCAACATATTCAAGACCTTCATGAGGCGGGAGGAATACCCGCAGTATTAAAAGAACTTCTCAAAGGGAACCTAATAGATCCAAATGCCTTAACAGTATCAGGAAAAACCATAGGAGAAATAGCAGAAAGTGCAGTAATAAGAGACAGAAACATCATAAGGCCACTGGAAGAACCTTATGCAAAAGACGGCGGTCTTGCTATATTGTATGGAAATCTTGCACCAGAAGGTGCTGTAGTTAAAAAATCCGCAGTCTCACCTAAGATGTTAAAGCATGAAGGACCCGCAAGGGTATTTAACAGCGAGGAGGAAGCTATAAAAGAAATATATGCTGGTAATATTAAAAAAGGAGATATAGTAGTGATAAGATACGAGGGACCTAAGGGTGGGCCTGGAATGAGAGAAATGCTCGGACCCACATCAGCCCTTGCTGGAATGGGACTTGATGAAGATGTAGCCCTAATAACCGATGGCAGATTCTCAGGAGGAAGTAGAGGAGCTGCTATTGGACATATTTCTCCTGAGGCTGCCGAAGGAGGTCCCATAGCCCTTCTCAAAGATGGCGATATTGTTGAGATAGATATCCCCAATAGGACTTTAAATGTGAAATTAAGTAACGAGGAGCTTGAAAAGAGAAAGAAAGAATGGAAGCCCATTAAAAGAGATATTGAGTTTAGTTATTTAAGAAGATACGCAGCTTTGGTTACATCTGCAAGCAAGGGTGCAGTTTTAAAAGACATATATGAATAA
- a CDS encoding methylcobamide--CoM methyltransferase, with the protein MIITVVDHYPKIPNPPKEPKLRKAIHAYDQGKITKEELEKIFDEVTQEVIQEQISAGVELITDGQIRWEDGQSYIAKKLDGAQIGGLIRYFDNNTYYRQPVIVGEIKWKEPIVIEDWKKAQKWAGNIPVKAVLTGPYTMARLSRDEHYKNFEKLVKAYTNALIEETKLLEENKVEYLQFNEPSIQYYPEDIDLFIDVYKEMRKYFSGNLAIYTYFHTVIPLKNRIKDLPIDTFGIDFVSRKENFEILKEFPKNLALGYGIVDARNTKLETPEQIADLIKQALQWISEDKLFVNPSCGLEYLPRERAYDKLVNLAKGVNLVRGEKR; encoded by the coding sequence ATGATTATCACAGTAGTAGATCACTATCCTAAAATACCTAATCCACCTAAGGAGCCAAAACTAAGAAAAGCTATTCATGCTTATGACCAAGGCAAAATTACAAAAGAAGAATTAGAAAAAATATTTGATGAGGTAACCCAAGAAGTTATACAAGAACAGATTTCGGCAGGAGTAGAGTTAATAACCGATGGACAAATAAGATGGGAGGATGGACAAAGCTATATTGCTAAAAAACTTGACGGAGCTCAAATCGGAGGACTTATAAGGTATTTTGATAACAATACTTATTATAGACAGCCAGTAATTGTGGGTGAAATAAAATGGAAAGAACCAATTGTTATAGAAGACTGGAAAAAAGCTCAAAAATGGGCAGGAAACATTCCAGTAAAAGCAGTACTTACAGGACCATACACTATGGCAAGACTTAGCAGAGATGAGCACTACAAAAACTTTGAAAAACTTGTAAAAGCCTATACCAATGCCCTTATAGAAGAAACTAAACTTCTTGAAGAAAACAAGGTAGAATACCTTCAATTTAATGAACCATCTATTCAATACTATCCTGAAGATATAGACCTTTTCATAGATGTATATAAAGAAATGAGAAAATATTTTTCAGGAAATTTAGCTATATACACTTATTTTCATACAGTAATTCCCCTCAAAAACAGAATTAAAGATCTTCCAATAGACACTTTTGGCATTGATTTTGTATCCAGGAAAGAAAACTTTGAGATACTAAAAGAATTTCCTAAAAATCTTGCCTTAGGTTATGGAATAGTGGATGCAAGAAATACAAAATTAGAAACTCCAGAACAAATCGCAGATCTTATAAAACAAGCTTTACAATGGATATCAGAAGACAAACTTTTTGTAAATCCAAGCTGTGGTCTTGAATACCTACCCAGAGAGAGAGCATATGATAAACTGGTAAATCTTGCAAAAGGAGTAAATTTAGTAAGAGGTGAGAAAAGATGA
- a CDS encoding methionine synthase yields MKEIKLPILPTTSVGSFPKPDYLVKARNQYSRGLIPYSTLHELELKATEEVIKLQEEIGIDILVHGEMERGDMATYFAENLEGFTISGLVRSYGNRYYKKPIVIGKIRRPKPITVEMFKYAQSLTKKPVKGMLTGPYTIADWSFNEYYDNKRDLVLDLAEVINQEALDLEKAGALFVQIDEPAVPTHPEEIEIAKEAFKITTRGLRSFLITHICYGDFRPIWKEVVNFPVHQFDLEFTNNADKLYPLIEKEGFPEEKYVAVGVIDVHSHRIETVDEIKARIKEALKHFSPEQVFIDPDCGLKTRTWEEAKAKLENMVKAVMEVREELIKQGYPSEITIRLEL; encoded by the coding sequence ATGAAAGAGATAAAACTACCCATATTACCTACCACCAGTGTGGGAAGTTTTCCTAAGCCAGATTATTTGGTGAAGGCAAGAAACCAATACTCAAGAGGTTTAATCCCTTATTCTACTCTCCACGAATTAGAACTAAAAGCCACAGAAGAGGTTATAAAACTTCAAGAGGAGATAGGAATAGACATATTGGTACATGGAGAAATGGAAAGAGGCGACATGGCAACCTACTTTGCCGAAAATTTAGAAGGATTTACCATAAGTGGCCTTGTAAGGTCCTATGGAAATAGATATTACAAAAAACCTATTGTGATAGGAAAAATAAGAAGACCAAAACCTATAACTGTAGAAATGTTTAAATATGCCCAGAGTCTAACTAAAAAGCCTGTAAAGGGGATGTTAACAGGACCTTACACCATAGCAGACTGGTCCTTTAACGAATATTATGACAATAAAAGGGATTTAGTCCTTGACCTTGCAGAAGTGATAAATCAGGAAGCTTTAGACTTAGAAAAGGCGGGAGCCTTATTTGTACAGATAGATGAACCTGCTGTTCCAACCCATCCTGAGGAGATCGAGATTGCAAAGGAAGCCTTTAAAATTACTACAAGAGGTTTAAGAAGTTTCCTTATAACCCATATTTGTTACGGTGATTTTAGACCTATATGGAAAGAAGTAGTAAATTTTCCTGTACATCAATTTGATCTTGAATTCACTAATAATGCTGACAAACTTTATCCTCTTATAGAAAAAGAGGGTTTTCCAGAAGAAAAATATGTTGCCGTTGGGGTTATTGATGTACACTCCCACAGAATAGAAACAGTAGATGAGATAAAAGCAAGAATAAAAGAAGCCTTAAAACATTTTAGCCCAGAACAGGTATTTATTGATCCCGATTGTGGCTTAAAGACAAGAACCTGGGAAGAAGCAAAAGCAAAGTTGGAAAATATGGTTAAAGCGGTAATGGAGGTAAGAGAAGAATTAATAAAACAAGGATATCCTTCTGAAATCACTATAAGATTAGAGCTATGA
- a CDS encoding alanyl-tRNA editing protein produces MRTRKIYYEDSEIFNWKSRIEDIKQEGDFLLLSLDETIFYPEGGGQPSDRGEIVGEAWKLEVSKVFEKDGVIWHKGKIFGENFPKIGEIVDLFINIDLRREYMEQHTAQHLLSAILEKDYSLETTGFQVFEDHTKIEIPYKGLDPEGFIKEVEGKVNEYIGRNISISIYWKDESTRIVEIPGLDVNPCGGLHVKSLGELKLLKILDFYKKNNLYWRVEFVAGRRIIKQLEKREKEYKIIKEKLGNPNIVEGVDMLLSKADNLEKQIRKLKEELNSYRLEALLKETKEFKEYKFVARMMDLEIGDLKYVAQGLFVKDKVVGVLFNPQGQGFVFGRSVEKDLWNSILSFLFRNGWRGSKEGEFLQGKIENPKKVIEEIFLEFFKD; encoded by the coding sequence ATGAGAACGAGAAAAATTTATTACGAAGATTCAGAAATTTTTAATTGGAAGAGTAGGATTGAGGATATAAAACAAGAAGGAGATTTTCTTCTCTTAAGCTTGGATGAGACTATCTTTTATCCCGAGGGTGGAGGACAACCTTCGGATCGAGGAGAAATAGTGGGAGAAGCCTGGAAGCTTGAAGTAAGTAAAGTCTTTGAAAAAGACGGGGTAATATGGCATAAAGGTAAAATATTTGGGGAAAATTTTCCTAAAATAGGTGAAATTGTTGATCTCTTTATAAATATAGATCTTCGTAGGGAATATATGGAACAGCATACTGCCCAGCATCTTCTCTCTGCTATTTTAGAGAAAGATTATTCTCTTGAGACTACAGGTTTTCAAGTTTTTGAAGATCATACAAAGATTGAGATTCCATATAAAGGGTTAGATCCAGAGGGTTTTATTAAAGAGGTGGAAGGAAAGGTTAATGAGTATATCGGAAGAAATATCTCTATTTCCATATATTGGAAGGATGAAAGTACAAGAATTGTTGAGATTCCAGGTCTTGATGTAAATCCTTGTGGGGGTCTTCATGTGAAAAGTTTAGGAGAACTAAAATTATTAAAGATATTAGATTTTTACAAAAAGAATAATCTATATTGGCGGGTGGAATTTGTAGCAGGCAGGAGAATTATCAAACAGCTTGAGAAAAGGGAAAAAGAATACAAAATTATTAAGGAAAAATTAGGGAATCCTAATATTGTGGAAGGAGTAGATATGCTCTTGTCAAAGGCTGATAACTTAGAAAAGCAGATCAGAAAGCTTAAAGAAGAATTGAATTCCTATAGGTTGGAGGCTTTGTTAAAAGAGACAAAGGAATTTAAAGAATATAAATTTGTTGCAAGAATGATGGATCTTGAAATAGGAGATTTAAAATACGTAGCTCAAGGGCTTTTTGTAAAGGATAAAGTAGTAGGGGTTTTATTTAATCCACAGGGGCAGGGATTTGTATTTGGAAGAAGTGTAGAGAAAGATCTTTGGAATAGTATTTTATCTTTTCTTTTTAGAAATGGATGGAGAGGGAGTAAAGAGGGAGAATTTTTACAAGGAAAGATTGAAAACCCTAAAAAAGTTATAGAGGAAATTTTCTTAGAATTTTTCAAAGATTGA
- a CDS encoding RNA recognition motif domain-containing protein, which yields MVKTLYVGNLSWQTTEEDIKGLFGGEGEIQSVRLITDRNTGRSKGFAFVETTEEVAQKLIDSYNGYEFNGRKIVVSEARPKEERRSSSSRSHNRRF from the coding sequence TTGGTTAAGACACTGTATGTAGGCAACCTATCGTGGCAGACCACCGAGGAGGACATAAAGGGACTTTTCGGAGGAGAAGGAGAGATCCAAAGTGTTAGATTGATTACTGATCGTAATACTGGAAGATCCAAAGGATTTGCTTTTGTGGAGACCACAGAAGAGGTAGCACAAAAACTTATTGATTCTTACAATGGTTATGAATTCAATGGAAGGAAGATTGTTGTAAGCGAAGCAAGACCTAAGGAAGAGCGAAGATCTTCTTCTAGCAGAAGCCATAACAGAAGATTTTAA
- a CDS encoding alpha-mannosidase, translated as MSEKYLLEQWNFWLDELYSYSILRKFILDEWGFTDRREDIETLSNLEVIKLGERWKKISLPVYFIKRVKLSREVSALPLYIHLDVGGEAFLFLNNIPYAGINPYHQDHKIPYKEEYLFLIEAVPKGLFGQNQKNPIFKEAYIYQKDEELYRAWLTFYLIREFGLALEDTNKELQKKIQNILEETLGKIDLISSYSEFMLRIQNTKFTMDLINGLWSQPDFENIEKPIPEELKKSITHYSQLALKRLSELKNEYPNMGELYAIGHAHIDYAWLWPREETIRKAQRTFSTVLTLMKNYSDFVFLQSSAQIYQDIKEKNKYLFEKIKEKAKEERWIIEGGTWVENDCQLPSGESFVRQFLYAQKFFEKEFGIKCKLAWLPDTFGFNPNFPQILKKSGIKYFATTKLTWNETNTFPYDLFLWKGIDGTKIVAHIFGKHCGYNGTTDIKEIIKTFMEFQQKDLSNSLIYSYGYGDGGGGPTFEMIERLNLLKDFPLIPKIRKENPIKFLEKINEEKLPIYYGDLYLELHRGTFTTQGRIKRLHRIAENHLITIESLATLFNALENTLYPKEEIDKQWKKLLRNEFHDILPGSSIREVYKDTEKELKEILDFNINLTSKDKGDFLLIYNPTSFPQELNFELDSNQDLTLVYKNKALPSQKTYDKKMLVYSRDVLIEPFSFITLQVSKEETYEKISTDLIIGEDHLENSFLKVKINGDGTINVLYKDLNREVFKERGNQIFAFPDRPRYWEAWDIPLEYEKFGKEIKDVEKIEIVEKGPLRAQIKVVKKYKSSTITQYYTLYAYSKRLDIINEIEWHERRTMLRVYFPINIFTPITQYEVPYGIYWKPVHKNTSWEKAQFEIPVQRFIDLSQRDFGVSIINNGKYGHSIDENIIGITLLRSPITPDYMADIGIHNFTYSVFPHLGGLDESTLKEAEALNRPLYIMEISENKGEKRFLSWDKRNVIIGALKKSEDEEGIILRFIEYLGKEEEVDINLDIPIKKVYETNLLEEIEQEIPQKNSCFKLHFRPFEIKTIKIIY; from the coding sequence ATGAGCGAAAAATATCTATTAGAACAATGGAATTTTTGGTTAGATGAACTTTATAGTTACTCTATTCTCAGAAAGTTTATTCTTGATGAGTGGGGATTTACAGATAGAAGGGAAGATATTGAAACTTTATCAAATTTAGAGGTTATAAAACTTGGGGAGAGATGGAAGAAGATTTCTCTCCCCGTATACTTTATAAAAAGAGTTAAGTTAAGTAGAGAGGTGTCGGCTCTCCCTCTTTATATACATCTTGATGTAGGGGGAGAGGCATTTTTATTTTTAAACAATATCCCCTACGCTGGTATAAATCCCTATCACCAAGATCATAAAATTCCCTACAAAGAAGAATATCTCTTTTTAATAGAGGCAGTTCCCAAAGGGCTTTTTGGGCAAAATCAAAAAAACCCTATTTTCAAAGAAGCCTATATCTATCAGAAAGATGAAGAATTATATCGTGCATGGCTTACTTTTTATCTCATAAGAGAGTTTGGACTTGCCTTAGAAGACACAAATAAAGAACTCCAAAAGAAAATCCAAAATATTTTAGAGGAGACCCTTGGAAAAATTGATTTAATAAGCTCTTATTCTGAGTTTATGCTAAGAATTCAAAACACCAAATTTACTATGGACCTTATAAATGGACTTTGGAGCCAACCTGATTTTGAAAATATTGAAAAACCTATACCTGAGGAGCTAAAAAAATCTATTACTCATTATTCTCAATTGGCATTAAAAAGGCTCTCTGAATTAAAAAATGAATATCCTAACATGGGAGAACTCTATGCCATAGGGCATGCTCATATAGATTATGCTTGGCTATGGCCTCGAGAAGAGACCATAAGAAAGGCACAAAGGACCTTTTCTACTGTTCTCACTCTTATGAAGAACTATTCAGACTTTGTCTTTCTTCAAAGTAGTGCCCAAATTTATCAAGATATAAAAGAAAAAAATAAATATCTTTTTGAGAAGATAAAAGAAAAAGCAAAAGAAGAAAGATGGATAATTGAGGGAGGAACATGGGTAGAAAATGATTGTCAACTTCCTTCTGGAGAATCCTTTGTAAGGCAATTTCTCTATGCCCAAAAATTTTTTGAGAAAGAATTTGGGATAAAATGTAAATTAGCATGGCTTCCTGATACTTTTGGCTTTAACCCTAACTTTCCTCAAATCCTAAAAAAGTCAGGTATTAAATACTTTGCAACCACTAAACTAACTTGGAATGAAACCAATACATTCCCCTATGATCTTTTCTTATGGAAAGGAATAGATGGAACAAAGATTGTTGCTCACATCTTTGGAAAACACTGCGGCTATAACGGAACCACAGATATTAAAGAGATTATAAAAACCTTTATGGAATTTCAACAAAAAGACTTATCAAACTCTCTTATCTACTCCTATGGATATGGAGATGGCGGTGGTGGACCTACTTTTGAAATGATTGAAAGGCTCAATCTTTTAAAAGATTTTCCCTTAATCCCTAAAATAAGAAAGGAAAATCCTATTAAGTTTTTAGAAAAAATAAATGAAGAAAAACTTCCTATATATTATGGAGATCTTTATTTAGAGCTTCATAGAGGAACCTTTACTACACAAGGAAGGATAAAAAGACTCCACAGAATAGCAGAAAACCACCTAATAACTATTGAGAGTTTAGCTACCCTATTTAATGCTCTTGAAAATACTTTATATCCTAAGGAAGAAATAGACAAGCAATGGAAAAAACTTTTAAGGAATGAATTTCATGATATTCTTCCAGGATCCTCCATAAGAGAAGTCTATAAAGATACAGAAAAAGAACTTAAAGAAATCCTTGATTTTAATATCAATTTAACCTCAAAAGATAAGGGAGATTTCCTTCTCATATATAATCCAACTTCCTTTCCTCAAGAATTAAATTTTGAATTAGATTCTAATCAAGATTTGACCCTAGTATACAAAAATAAAGCTTTGCCCTCTCAAAAAACTTATGACAAAAAAATGTTAGTTTACTCGAGAGACGTATTAATTGAGCCTTTCAGTTTTATAACCCTTCAAGTTTCAAAAGAGGAAACCTACGAAAAAATAAGTACTGATCTCATTATCGGAGAAGATCATTTAGAAAATTCTTTTCTCAAAGTAAAAATAAATGGAGATGGAACCATAAACGTTTTATATAAAGACTTAAACAGAGAAGTTTTTAAAGAAAGAGGAAATCAAATATTTGCATTTCCAGACAGACCCAGATATTGGGAAGCATGGGATATACCTTTAGAATATGAAAAATTTGGAAAAGAGATAAAAGACGTAGAAAAAATTGAGATAGTGGAAAAGGGACCTTTAAGAGCCCAAATAAAAGTTGTAAAAAAATATAAAAGTTCAACAATAACTCAATACTACACTCTCTATGCCTATTCAAAAAGATTAGACATTATCAATGAAATTGAATGGCACGAAAGAAGAACTATGCTTAGAGTTTATTTCCCTATAAATATATTTACTCCAATTACTCAATACGAAGTTCCTTATGGAATTTATTGGAAACCTGTACACAAAAATACCTCCTGGGAAAAAGCTCAATTTGAAATCCCAGTACAAAGATTTATTGATCTATCCCAAAGAGATTTTGGGGTAAGTATAATCAACAATGGAAAATATGGTCATAGTATTGACGAAAATATTATAGGAATTACCCTCTTAAGATCTCCTATAACACCTGATTATATGGCAGACATAGGTATCCATAACTTTACATACTCTGTTTTTCCTCATTTAGGAGGCTTAGATGAATCAACCTTAAAAGAGGCAGAAGCACTTAACAGACCTTTGTATATTATGGAAATATCTGAAAATAAAGGAGAAAAAAGATTTTTAAGTTGGGATAAAAGAAACGTTATTATTGGAGCGCTTAAAAAATCGGAGGATGAAGAAGGAATAATTTTAAGATTTATAGAGTATCTTGGAAAAGAAGAAGAGGTTGATATAAACCTTGATATTCCTATCAAAAAAGTTTATGAAACAAATCTTTTAGAAGAAATAGAACAAGAAATACCCCAGAAAAACTCTTGTTTTAAATTGCATTTCAGACCCTTTGAAATAAAAACTATTAAAATAATTTATTGA